In the Balearica regulorum gibbericeps isolate bBalReg1 chromosome 3, bBalReg1.pri, whole genome shotgun sequence genome, TTAAGTCCATCTATCAAATGAGCAGCAGCCTCAGGGCTGTGTACGAAGCGCTGACGAATCAAAGCGTTGGCACCATGTTTGGAGAGGAACTGGTCAGTGCGGTGGAAGAGGCCAAAGCTTTCATGGAGTGCGTGAAGGCCTGGGAGGCGACGGCGGATGAAAGAAAACTGCTCACCCTGATAGATTTCAAACAGAATCTgaatgaaaaaaccaaaaaccataGCGTCTGGATCAACATATGCCTGTCGGACAAAGCACTGCAGGAGTTCCTGGTGAATACCGTTCTGTTTTGCACGAGGTCACCTCCGGAAAACACCACCTATATCAAGTCTCTGTTGAGGTGCCTCCTGGATCCTCATGTCTATTCTGTCAAGGacttccccaggtcttccttcaTTATGCAGTGGATCTTCCATACTGAGCACATGCTTCCCGAAACTCCCAATGTTTCCGAACTTGAAGATCTCACCAAGACACTGCTGCAAATGAAGGAGTACATCCAGGAAGTCACCTATGCACCAGAAACCTCTGCATCTGCCATTCATGAAGCAAAGATAAAAGCCACCTTGACTACAAGCCTAGCTGTTTACTCCTTactccagtttctccaggaaagGGCGCAGAAAGACATAGAACTGTTGGTGCTCTTAATTACAACCAGCACGGGATACCAGGTGGAAAGCAGCACTTTTCAGTACCTCCTTGGATGGCCAGAAATTAACTTCATgataaatgaaatgcaaatgggACATAAGGACTATCTGAATCTGAAGGAGCAAGAAGTTTACAGAGCCCAGGCCTTCCTGCTGCTGACGGGCCTAACTGTAACGCCCGAATATAGAGAGGTGTCCCCTGAGCAGAAGAATGAGCGTTTAGTTTTCATGGAAGATCAGATGAAAAGCTTATGGTCCGCAGAGATAAAAACTCTCCTCGAAAAGCACAGAGCAGTCAAAGACTGGGAGATGCTGGAAAGTGACTTGCATGCCTTCATCAGTGGGCGCTTGGAGGACACATGCGACgatctgaagaaaaacagtataaTCAAAGACATGGAAGACACTTTTCAGAGAATGGAGCCTTCCAGTCTGTCCCAACCCAAATCAGATGGCGGCGAATCCAGAGCAAATCAAGCCATTGCAAACCAAGATTTCCTCCACTTACTTACACGCCTTGGACTAGAAAGTCACTATCCAAGAAAAATGGGGACGGAAGATTTCCACATCATATATAAGACATCTGTACATGACAGCCAGCCCAGCAAGGACAATGAACTACCTTTTTACTTCTTGCAGAAGTTATTAACTGTGGATTATCGGGTGAGGTACCTGACTTGCAAGGACGAGAGCAACCCAGGACTCGCACCCGTGCCAAAAATCACACCGCAAGAGCATGAACCCTCAGATTCCTTTGATGACTTTTTTGCTGATTTGGAGGAAGAAGCCCCTGAATGTGCAACCAGGGAGAGTTCTGTGCACCCCATGGACCTCCAGATGGCAATTTTTCATTGCGCTGACGACTTCATGAGACAGTACATCTCAacaaagcttgctttctgccaATTTGCGCTACCTCTCCTGGTACCCAACCCGTGCACTTCACAGATAGAGTTTCCCCTCTGGTCCCTCAGCCAAATAAAAAAGAGCTGGAAAGGGGCTGCGAAGTCAGGAGAGGAGGTCAGAATTAACAGTTACAAAAACAAACTCATTTATCAGGCAGAGACACCCATCGTGTCCTTCATACGGATCGGCagttctccctcctcttccaagTCTCAGATCCTGAATGCTCTGCTGAGCAAACAAAAACACGACACTTTTTTCCACCGACATTGCAAAGGCAGCACCAAAAACTGTCTGCTGATGAAAGGTGTTGTGGAGATCTCCTGGTACTGTCCCCGGGGTAGCGACGACGACAGCTTTGACTGCTGTGTGGCTTTCTGTAACCTGCACGGAGATGCAAGGGATCATGAAGAACAGCTGCAGTTTCTACAGGAGATATCTGCTGTGAACGTGGCTCTCGTAGCCGAGTCTGATCAGAGTGACAAGAAAGGGATGGAAATTTTACGTGACCTGTGGCAGTCGCAAAAGCCTCTGGTTtgtcttttcactgaaaaagagaaCGTTTCAGCTGGCCGATCTAGCCAAAACATAAGAATAGGTATCAAGAACAGAAACGAAGCAGAATTGATGGGTGAGCTGACAAAAACAATCAGGGATCTCCTAGAAGGGTCTAACACGCTTTTCAGCCTTGACGCCTGCCTGGACAAAGCTCGCAAGCATGGATTCTTAGTCGATGAAGATACAGACGCATGTGTGACAGCCAAAGAAAAGGCACAGGCAGTGGTGAAGcttctgaagaaagagaagttgtTCGAGATCAAATCCCAGCTACTGCCTCTTCAAGGAAAGCTGTGGTCCACATGGTGCAAAAAGGACAAAGAACTCACTCGcttggaggaaaagaggaacaaGAGCATAGAGCATCATCGGAGCCAAATTGAATCAGAGAAGTCGACAATAAGAAGGAAGCAACTGGAGAAAGCGTTCCCCCTCAATCAGCTGATGAAATCAGTCCTCAGTTTTCTCCAGTCACAGCCAGCAGATACCAAGAAATACTTCCTGCAGTGGATGAAGGTCTTTATGGATGACCTGACCTCCGATCGCCTTGACGAACTGAAGAGACAGTATCACCAGTTATGGTCTCAAATCCTGgcaataaagaaaagcaatgaaaaaagcaaTCTGAAACCTCTGTTGCTGCGTAAGTTAGATGCCCTCTCCAACGAAATCAATGATTCGTCCATTGGCCTTGAGCATATTTTGAGAGAGGTAGGGCAGATTTATGAAGCTCTGGAATCAATGAACTCAAAGGAGATATGTTTTGTCAAACTACCTGAAATTGCAGCTGATCTGATGGTTTCAGGGTATCCCATTGAGCTGATGGATGGCGATGCTTCTTACGTACCGTTACGATGGGTTGGCGCAATCTTTGACAGATTAATTGTGAAGCTAGGGGACAAACGAGTATTTGTTCTCTCAGTGCTTGGCATCCAGAGCACAGGGAAGTCAACCCTGTTGAATGCCATGTTTGGTCTTCAGTTTAATGTCAGTGCGGGGAGATGCACCCGGGGAGCGTTCATGCAGCTAATTAAAGTGGACGAGAAGCTGCAACAGGACTTGGGCTTTGATTACATGCTTGTTGTTGACACAGAGGGACTTCGTGCCATAGAGATGGCCAATAAACAGTCCCTTAATCACGACAACGAGCTGGCCACCTTTGTCATTGGCATCGGCAACATGACTCTGATCAATATCTTTGGAGAAAATCCTTCAGAAATGCAAGATGTCCTTCAGATTGCTGTGCAGGCTTTTCTGAGGATGAAGCAAGTCAATCTTTCTCCAAGCTGCCTGTTTGTGCACCAAAATGTGGGCGAGATAACTGCCAAGGAACAGAACATGGAAGGACAAAGACGTCTGCAGGAAAAGCTGGATGAAATGACCGTGACAGCTGCCCAGCAGGAATTCTGTGACGTCTCCTGCTTCAGTGACGTCATCCGCTTTGACGTCAACACCCACATTCATTACTTTGCTCACCTGTGGGAAGGAAACCCCCCGATGGCACCGCCCAACCCCACCTACAGCCAGAACGTCCAGGAATTAAAGAGCAAAATTCTCCAAGCTGCCAAGAAGGAGTCGCAGGGCAGTGTTTTGAGGCTCTCGAGCTTGAAAGTTCGTATTAGTGACCTCTGGAACGCTTTGCTGaatgaaaacttcattttcagcttcaaGAATTCAGTGGAGATTGCTGCGTACAAGAAACTGGAAACCGCATTTAGCCA is a window encoding:
- the LOC142601386 gene encoding interferon-induced very large GTPase 1-like gives rise to the protein MDSQENILEDDEKAQLAKKLLAEACEKEGLDGGYWLPKLSEILGVKSREALKHLQYEDYLKLECKVRYAWETKALRKLLELTDSKETFEDLQKQRLEMTKQRQEEAKLALEELQKMHKSHSHNKDDIKQKEEALWQAMEIPKEYWAPPPEKSLVHVLESIQKRLEQQELSVGRGENVPDTEVLRRASGGLALQGIYRTSSLADVLAKRDQLIRVPDGFKLAGPEQGSLLERKEFSSSAAEATFTKSMEQLGFSVSVSAKAGFWGFNVEAGVDYRSSSRSESTHQSRSEKSYICTTKYQYIPLASCYFQKHQLRLSDAALRELQEIEHLLSITEEADRPNMLKSRCASFFNRFGSHVNQGPLHFGGIFWWKASTEGFRAEQREEMKRQASEALNCYIGASFRGFGVSVGVDVDVSKSSSQASFQGRDGKSAHTAVQVYVTNTGGPSETDSLPQWKLGLVSNNTTWCVIDRGFQLIPVWDIILFNHVSDFKSIYQMSSSLRAVYEALTNQSVGTMFGEELVSAVEEAKAFMECVKAWEATADERKLLTLIDFKQNLNEKTKNHSVWINICLSDKALQEFLVNTVLFCTRSPPENTTYIKSLLRCLLDPHVYSVKDFPRSSFIMQWIFHTEHMLPETPNVSELEDLTKTLLQMKEYIQEVTYAPETSASAIHEAKIKATLTTSLAVYSLLQFLQERAQKDIELLVLLITTSTGYQVESSTFQYLLGWPEINFMINEMQMGHKDYLNLKEQEVYRAQAFLLLTGLTVTPEYREVSPEQKNERLVFMEDQMKSLWSAEIKTLLEKHRAVKDWEMLESDLHAFISGRLEDTCDDLKKNSIIKDMEDTFQRMEPSSLSQPKSDGGESRANQAIANQDFLHLLTRLGLESHYPRKMGTEDFHIIYKTSVHDSQPSKDNELPFYFLQKLLTVDYRVRYLTCKDESNPGLAPVPKITPQEHEPSDSFDDFFADLEEEAPECATRESSVHPMDLQMAIFHCADDFMRQYISTKLAFCQFALPLLVPNPCTSQIEFPLWSLSQIKKSWKGAAKSGEEVRINSYKNKLIYQAETPIVSFIRIGSSPSSSKSQILNALLSKQKHDTFFHRHCKGSTKNCLLMKGVVEISWYCPRGSDDDSFDCCVAFCNLHGDARDHEEQLQFLQEISAVNVALVAESDQSDKKGMEILRDLWQSQKPLVCLFTEKENVSAGRSSQNIRIGIKNRNEAELMGELTKTIRDLLEGSNTLFSLDACLDKARKHGFLVDEDTDACVTAKEKAQAVVKLLKKEKLFEIKSQLLPLQGKLWSTWCKKDKELTRLEEKRNKSIEHHRSQIESEKSTIRRKQLEKAFPLNQLMKSVLSFLQSQPADTKKYFLQWMKVFMDDLTSDRLDELKRQYHQLWSQILAIKKSNEKSNLKPLLLRKLDALSNEINDSSIGLEHILREVGQIYEALESMNSKEICFVKLPEIAADLMVSGYPIELMDGDASYVPLRWVGAIFDRLIVKLGDKRVFVLSVLGIQSTGKSTLLNAMFGLQFNVSAGRCTRGAFMQLIKVDEKLQQDLGFDYMLVVDTEGLRAIEMANKQSLNHDNELATFVIGIGNMTLINIFGENPSEMQDVLQIAVQAFLRMKQVNLSPSCLFVHQNVGEITAKEQNMEGQRRLQEKLDEMTVTAAQQEFCDVSCFSDVIRFDVNTHIHYFAHLWEGNPPMAPPNPTYSQNVQELKSKILQAAKKESQGSVLRLSSLKVRISDLWNALLNENFIFSFKNSVEIAAYKKLETAFSQWTWKLRSHILDLQMKLDNKIRNGDLQKVTTEHLEKLVQETSDAIRREMEKYFTEDRDCEILIQWKGSTELKLKELKESLLLETRKKCENLIELKKNQCKLDERKSEYENELLKRSRELALSLKGQSLSERELRDNFISLWTTWITEVSSAAPPPEQVDIDVEIEDVLLEHFKEPNLHARIRTFPKHGAFSVDLKKHVSKKKKGWLPSWTTNFDHAEVSNIERITDNIIECVKANIDKKEREKRDYSRSFIHEILNEVRKGVNSVPSNAKYSFNKDYSIDLSLHLCRMAAERFKAMHTAFKKANDPSIYLESKREDFFKCFQISCQGATSITTFAVFLCDKIVPALREAVYERTALAIARDIKGKFPDFNGSRASLEVCILRYLAEEENFENFMQYLKRPRDFLQRYIETRVETYCLDGNRRLEKFLDDSLTHCYECIQSAVFTSTRIVKDRKDRNDKISLWLDEFCSALGEVLSLPRTELKGIEHQEITDIEFLNNAMTEALAPLKDHLREEFASANMRSFERQPHTILAEQFAGCWEQCPFCRAVCTNTIPNHDGDHQLVFHRPQGLTGIKWYKTDDLVIDICSSLVASDCFLVIGEETQYPYKKYRDAGPPYNTWKITPDPSMQVYWKWFVCHFRSELEKCYNGKFQGKGEIPASWHNIKKQEALDQLKEF